From the Vibrio metoecus genome, one window contains:
- the rodZ gene encoding cytoskeleton protein RodZ gives MTTEQQDHNQTDTNEQVIEKVAPGTLLKQKREDLGLTQRQVADRLRLRLSIIQSIEDNRFEDGQVATFTRGYLRSYAKAVGIRESDILCAFDDSYCQQPPTQPDMKSFSKKTKRQLHDTRIMIITWVVFAVIVGMSTLWWWQNSQKNSLIPPQMVIEPTAAPDAQPVEEETIANEEFATVPPLNDLQNSAPPSEETPLMEEPQSTDGNEQTPSSSNEAEVITEAPVVEEVTAIAPPVVQPEVASTTPAQAEPEVSSSENVSAPLVLNFSADCWIQVKDATGKTLSTGVKTAGQSISLNGLRPYKVVLGAPEGVSITLASEPVDLSGYTSGKVARLTLP, from the coding sequence ATGACTACTGAACAACAAGACCACAACCAAACCGACACCAACGAACAAGTGATCGAAAAAGTAGCGCCAGGTACGCTGCTGAAACAAAAGCGCGAAGATCTGGGGCTGACTCAGCGCCAAGTTGCCGATCGCCTTCGGTTACGTCTGTCGATTATTCAAAGCATTGAAGACAACCGTTTTGAAGATGGTCAAGTCGCAACGTTCACACGTGGCTACTTACGCTCGTATGCAAAAGCGGTGGGGATTCGTGAGTCTGATATCTTGTGTGCTTTTGATGATAGTTACTGTCAGCAGCCACCTACGCAACCTGACATGAAAAGTTTTTCTAAGAAAACCAAACGTCAGCTGCATGATACACGCATTATGATCATTACTTGGGTCGTTTTTGCCGTGATTGTCGGGATGTCTACCTTATGGTGGTGGCAGAACAGCCAGAAAAACAGCTTAATTCCCCCACAGATGGTGATTGAGCCGACCGCCGCGCCGGATGCTCAGCCCGTGGAAGAAGAGACTATCGCTAATGAAGAATTTGCGACGGTTCCACCACTGAATGATTTACAAAATAGCGCGCCGCCGAGTGAAGAAACGCCGCTGATGGAAGAGCCTCAATCAACGGATGGCAATGAACAGACTCCTTCAAGCTCAAATGAAGCTGAAGTGATCACTGAAGCGCCTGTTGTAGAAGAAGTCACAGCGATCGCTCCTCCTGTGGTACAACCTGAAGTCGCATCAACAACTCCTGCTCAAGCTGAACCAGAGGTTAGCTCTAGTGAAAATGTTTCAGCACCGCTAGTGCTGAACTTTTCGGCCGATTGCTGGATCCAAGTGAAAGATGCCACTGGTAAAACCTTGTCAACTGGGGTGAAAACTGCAGGGCAGAGTATTAGTTTGAATGGTTTACGTCCTTATAAAGTGGTGCTTGGCGCACCAGAGGGCGTTTCAATCACATTAGCGAGTGAACCCGTCGACCTTTCTGGTTATACTTCCGGCAAAGTAGCAAGATTGACCCTACCTTAG
- the der gene encoding ribosome biogenesis GTPase Der, with protein MVPVVALVGRPNVGKSTLFNRLTRTRDALVADFPGLTRDRKYGQAKLGEHEFIVIDTGGIDGSEEGVETKMAQQSLAAIDEADVVLFMVDGRAGLTVADEAIAQHLRRIEKPAILVVNKVDGIDADAASAEFWQLGMEQMYQIAAAHGRGVGALIDRALNPFAEQMESEQAQLEDLTNEEDPEEEQLEYSEEEAEAEYKRLQDLPIKLAIIGRPNVGKSTLTNRILGEERVVVYDMPGTTRDSIYIPMKRDEREYVLIDTAGVRRRKRINETVEKFSVVKTLQAIEDANVVLLVVDARENISDQDLSLLGFALNSGRSIVIAVNKWDGLSLDVKEHVKKELDRRLGFVDFARIHFISALHGTGVGHLFESVQEAYRSATTRVGTSVLTRIMKMATDDHQPPMVRGRRVKLKYAHAGGYNPPIIVIHGNQVNELPDSYKRYLMNYYRKSLEIMGTPIRIQFQNSENPFEGKTNKMTLSQERQRKRLMSMVKNRRK; from the coding sequence ATGGTACCTGTTGTTGCTCTTGTTGGGCGTCCAAACGTCGGTAAATCGACGCTGTTTAATCGACTCACTCGCACGCGGGACGCATTAGTTGCGGATTTTCCTGGTTTAACTCGTGATCGTAAATACGGCCAAGCTAAATTGGGTGAACACGAATTTATTGTGATCGATACCGGCGGTATTGATGGCTCTGAAGAAGGTGTTGAAACCAAAATGGCTCAGCAATCGCTAGCTGCGATTGATGAAGCCGATGTGGTTCTGTTCATGGTGGATGGTCGTGCTGGTCTGACGGTTGCAGATGAAGCAATTGCTCAGCATCTGCGTCGCATTGAAAAACCTGCAATTTTGGTTGTGAACAAAGTGGATGGTATCGATGCGGATGCCGCTTCTGCTGAATTCTGGCAGTTGGGTATGGAGCAGATGTACCAAATCGCCGCCGCGCATGGCCGTGGTGTGGGTGCATTGATTGACCGTGCACTTAATCCGTTTGCAGAGCAAATGGAATCTGAGCAAGCTCAGCTTGAAGATCTGACTAACGAAGAAGATCCTGAAGAAGAGCAGCTAGAGTACAGCGAAGAAGAAGCGGAAGCGGAATATAAGCGTCTGCAAGATCTGCCGATTAAACTTGCGATCATTGGTCGTCCAAACGTGGGTAAATCGACACTGACTAACCGCATTCTGGGTGAAGAGCGCGTGGTGGTTTACGATATGCCGGGAACCACGCGTGACTCTATCTACATCCCGATGAAGCGTGATGAGCGTGAATATGTGCTGATTGATACTGCGGGCGTGCGTCGTCGTAAGCGTATCAATGAAACTGTTGAGAAGTTCTCGGTAGTCAAAACCTTACAAGCAATTGAAGATGCTAACGTGGTACTGTTGGTGGTCGATGCGCGTGAGAACATCTCCGATCAAGATCTTAGCCTGCTTGGTTTTGCCCTAAATTCTGGCCGCTCCATCGTGATTGCGGTGAATAAGTGGGATGGTCTGAGTCTTGACGTTAAAGAACACGTGAAGAAAGAGCTCGATCGCCGTCTTGGTTTTGTTGATTTTGCACGTATTCACTTTATCTCTGCACTGCATGGCACAGGTGTAGGTCACTTGTTTGAATCGGTGCAAGAAGCGTATCGCTCTGCAACCACTCGTGTGGGAACCTCGGTTCTGACACGCATTATGAAAATGGCCACCGATGATCACCAACCGCCTATGGTGCGTGGTCGTCGTGTGAAACTGAAATATGCTCACGCGGGTGGTTACAACCCACCGATCATCGTTATCCACGGTAACCAAGTGAACGAGCTGCCAGATTCATACAAGCGTTATTTGATGAACTATTACCGTAAATCGCTAGAAATCATGGGTACCCCGATTCGTATCCAGTTCCAAAATAGCGAAAACCCATTTGAAGGTAAGACCAACAAAATGACCCTCTCACAAGAGCGACAACGTAAACGCTTGATGAGCATGGTGAAAAATCGCAGAAAATAA
- a CDS encoding bifunctional tRNA (adenosine(37)-C2)-methyltransferase TrmG/ribosomal RNA large subunit methyltransferase RlmN yields the protein MTTEKINLLDFDRKGLRTFFAEELGEKAFRAEQVMKWIYHFGCDDFDQMNNINKQLREKLKAKCEIRAPYVSEAQHSADGTIKWAMRVGDQDVETVYIPEEDRATLCVSSQVGCALECKFCSTAQQGFNRNLRVSEIIGQVWRAAREIGLEKETGRRPITNVVMMGMGEPLLNMKNLIPALEIMLDDLGFGLSKRRVTVSTSGVVSGLEQMIGQIDVALAISLHAPNDELRSQIMPINDRWNIQEFLATVRRYIASSNANRGKVTVEYVLLDHVNDGTEHAHELAELMKGTPCKINLIPFNPYPGSPYKKPSNSRIDRFQKTLMQYEHTVTIRKTRGDDIDAACGQLVGDVIDRTKRTKAKQFAEQAIPVKTL from the coding sequence ATGACCACAGAAAAAATCAATCTACTCGATTTTGACCGCAAGGGTTTACGTACGTTTTTTGCCGAAGAGCTAGGTGAGAAAGCGTTTCGTGCCGAACAGGTCATGAAGTGGATTTATCACTTTGGTTGTGATGACTTCGATCAAATGAATAACATCAACAAACAACTCCGCGAAAAGCTCAAAGCGAAGTGTGAAATTCGTGCACCTTACGTATCGGAAGCACAACACTCAGCCGATGGCACCATCAAATGGGCAATGCGTGTGGGAGATCAGGATGTTGAAACGGTTTATATCCCAGAAGAAGACCGCGCGACGCTCTGTGTTTCTTCCCAAGTGGGTTGTGCGTTGGAATGTAAATTCTGCTCAACGGCTCAGCAAGGCTTTAACCGTAACCTACGTGTTTCTGAAATTATCGGTCAGGTTTGGCGTGCTGCACGTGAAATCGGCCTAGAGAAAGAAACTGGACGGCGCCCAATCACTAACGTGGTCATGATGGGCATGGGTGAGCCACTGCTCAACATGAAAAACCTCATCCCAGCGTTAGAAATTATGCTCGATGATCTCGGTTTTGGTCTGTCTAAGCGCCGCGTAACTGTTTCCACCTCCGGTGTGGTTTCTGGTTTAGAGCAGATGATCGGCCAAATTGATGTGGCACTCGCCATCTCATTGCATGCACCAAATGACGAGCTGCGTAGCCAAATTATGCCTATCAATGATCGCTGGAACATCCAAGAATTTTTAGCCACAGTACGTCGCTATATCGCATCATCGAATGCCAACCGTGGCAAGGTGACCGTGGAGTATGTGCTGCTGGATCATGTGAACGATGGGACAGAGCATGCCCATGAACTCGCAGAATTAATGAAAGGCACGCCTTGTAAAATTAACTTGATCCCGTTTAACCCTTATCCGGGATCACCATACAAGAAGCCAAGTAATTCGCGTATCGATCGTTTCCAAAAAACCTTAATGCAATATGAGCACACGGTAACGATTCGTAAGACTCGTGGTGATGATATTGATGCGGCGTGTGGTCAGTTAGTTGGTGATGTTATTGACCGTACTAAGCGTACCAAAGCCAAACAATTTGCTGAACAAGCCATTCCAGTGAAAACACTGTAA
- the ispG gene encoding flavodoxin-dependent (E)-4-hydroxy-3-methylbut-2-enyl-diphosphate synthase: protein MQHESPIKRRPSTRIYVGNVPIGDGAPIAVQSMTNTRTTDVAATVAQIKSLEKVGADIVRVSIPTMEAAEAFKLIKQQVSVPLVADIHFDYRIALKVAEYGVDCLRINPGNIGNEERIRSVVDCARDKGIPIRIGVNGGSLEKDLQLKYGEPTPEALVESAMRHVDILDRLNFDQFKVSVKASDVFLAVESYRLLAKKIDQPLHLGITEAGGARAGSVKSAVGLGMLLAEGIGDTLRISLAADPVEEIKVGFDILKSLRIRSRGINFIACPSCSRQEFDVIGTVNALEQRLEDVLTPMDVSIIGCVVNGPGEAEVSHLGLAGSNKKSAFYEDGVRQKERFDNDDLVAQLEAKIRAKAAQLDEKNRINIQQIEQD from the coding sequence ATGCAACATGAGTCTCCTATCAAGCGTCGCCCCTCGACACGTATCTATGTGGGCAACGTTCCTATTGGTGATGGTGCTCCCATCGCCGTACAGTCAATGACCAATACTCGAACCACAGATGTTGCTGCCACGGTTGCGCAGATCAAGTCTTTGGAAAAAGTGGGTGCGGATATTGTGCGTGTTTCTATCCCAACGATGGAAGCTGCCGAAGCGTTCAAATTGATCAAGCAACAAGTTTCAGTCCCTTTGGTGGCTGATATTCATTTTGATTATCGTATTGCTCTGAAAGTGGCGGAATACGGCGTGGATTGTTTGCGCATCAACCCCGGCAATATCGGTAATGAAGAGCGGATCCGCTCAGTTGTCGATTGTGCACGTGATAAAGGCATTCCAATTCGTATCGGGGTCAACGGTGGTTCACTGGAAAAAGATCTCCAACTTAAGTACGGAGAACCCACGCCAGAAGCTCTGGTTGAGTCGGCAATGCGTCATGTTGATATTCTGGATCGCCTTAACTTTGACCAGTTTAAAGTCAGTGTAAAAGCCTCCGATGTATTCCTAGCCGTAGAGTCTTATCGCTTACTGGCGAAGAAAATCGATCAACCACTGCACTTAGGCATTACCGAAGCAGGTGGTGCGCGTGCTGGTTCTGTTAAATCGGCTGTTGGCCTTGGCATGCTGCTTGCCGAAGGTATCGGCGATACGCTGCGTATTTCGTTGGCGGCTGATCCGGTTGAAGAAATTAAAGTCGGCTTCGATATTTTAAAATCGCTGCGCATTCGTTCGCGCGGCATCAATTTTATTGCTTGTCCAAGTTGTTCACGTCAGGAATTCGACGTGATTGGCACAGTAAACGCACTAGAGCAACGTCTCGAAGATGTGTTGACACCGATGGATGTTTCAATCATTGGTTGCGTGGTGAATGGCCCTGGTGAGGCTGAAGTCTCTCACTTAGGTTTAGCGGGCAGCAATAAGAAAAGTGCGTTCTATGAAGATGGCGTACGCCAGAAAGAGCGATTTGATAACGATGATCTGGTTGCTCAATTGGAAGCGAAAATTCGCGCTAAAGCGGCACAACTGGACGAAAAAAATCGCATCAATATCCAGCAAATAGAACAAGATTAA
- the iscX gene encoding Fe-S cluster assembly protein IscX, protein MKWTDSRDIAIELCDKFPDVDPKTVRFTDLHRWIMELEDFDDDPNHSNEKILEAVILCWMDEFE, encoded by the coding sequence ATGAAATGGACAGATTCTCGCGATATTGCGATTGAGCTGTGTGATAAGTTTCCCGATGTCGATCCAAAAACCGTACGTTTTACCGATCTGCATCGTTGGATTATGGAGTTGGAAGATTTTGACGATGATCCGAATCATTCCAACGAAAAAATCCTCGAAGCGGTGATTCTGTGCTGGATGGATGAGTTTGAATAA
- the ndk gene encoding nucleoside-diphosphate kinase: MALERTFSIIKPDAVKRNLIGEIYHRIEKAGLQIIAAKMVHLSEEQASGFYAEHEGKPFFEPLKEFMTSGPIMVQVLEGENAIVRYRELMGKTNPEEAACGTLRADYALSMRYNSVHGSDSPASAAREIEFFFPESEICPRP, from the coding sequence ATGGCTCTAGAAAGAACATTTTCGATCATTAAACCGGATGCGGTGAAGCGTAACCTGATTGGTGAAATTTACCATCGTATTGAAAAAGCGGGTTTGCAGATCATTGCGGCGAAAATGGTCCACCTGTCGGAAGAGCAAGCGAGTGGTTTTTACGCTGAGCACGAAGGCAAACCCTTTTTCGAACCTCTGAAAGAATTTATGACTTCAGGTCCGATCATGGTGCAAGTGTTGGAAGGTGAAAATGCCATCGTACGCTATCGTGAACTGATGGGTAAAACCAATCCAGAAGAAGCGGCTTGTGGTACGCTGCGTGCCGATTATGCACTGAGCATGCGTTATAACTCAGTACACGGTAGCGACAGTCCAGCATCGGCCGCTCGTGAAATTGAATTCTTCTTTCCAGAGTCAGAAATTTGCCCTCGTCCATAG
- the pepB gene encoding aminopeptidase PepB: MSTQMSVFLSTQAAQPQWGEKALISFAEQGATIHLAQAQDFSAIQRAARKLDNQGIRTAFLAGEGWDLESIWAFYQGYRDAKKRNTVEWKALAAAEQAELEARIKATDWTRDIINKSAEEVAPRQLATMAAEFIKSLAPEHVSYRIVKDKDLLTEGWEGIYAVGRGSERTSAMLQLDYNPTGDENAPVFACLVGKGITFDSGGYSLKPSNMMSAMKADMGGSGMITGALGLAIMRGFNKRVKLILCCAENMVSGRALKLGDIITYKNGKTVEIMNTDAEGRLVLADGLIYASEQKPQLIIDCATLTGAAKNALGNDYHALLSYDESLSQQALAAAKEENEALWALPLAEFHREMLPSNFADLSNISNGDYTPGASTAAAFLSYFVEGYQQGWLHFDCSATYRKSASDKWAAGATGMGVKMLARIMMQQA, from the coding sequence ATGTCTACACAGATGTCTGTATTTTTGAGTACTCAAGCTGCCCAGCCTCAGTGGGGAGAGAAAGCGCTCATTTCCTTTGCAGAGCAAGGTGCAACCATTCACTTGGCTCAAGCACAAGATTTCAGCGCGATCCAACGTGCAGCACGTAAGTTAGATAATCAAGGTATCCGCACGGCATTCCTGGCTGGAGAAGGTTGGGATCTGGAGAGCATTTGGGCTTTCTATCAAGGTTACCGAGATGCGAAAAAGCGCAATACCGTCGAGTGGAAAGCATTAGCGGCTGCTGAACAAGCAGAGCTAGAAGCGCGCATTAAAGCGACGGATTGGACACGCGATATCATCAACAAAAGCGCGGAAGAAGTGGCGCCACGCCAACTGGCGACAATGGCGGCAGAATTTATCAAATCACTCGCGCCGGAACATGTTTCTTACCGTATCGTGAAAGACAAGGATCTGCTCACCGAAGGTTGGGAAGGCATTTACGCTGTTGGCCGTGGCTCTGAACGTACATCTGCCATGCTACAACTGGATTACAACCCAACGGGCGATGAAAACGCTCCGGTATTCGCGTGTTTAGTGGGTAAAGGCATTACTTTCGACTCAGGTGGTTACAGCTTGAAGCCTTCCAACATGATGTCTGCGATGAAAGCGGACATGGGCGGCTCAGGTATGATCACGGGCGCTTTGGGCTTAGCGATCATGCGTGGCTTCAACAAGCGTGTGAAACTGATCCTTTGCTGTGCGGAAAACATGGTTTCAGGTCGTGCATTGAAGCTCGGTGACATTATCACCTACAAAAATGGCAAAACCGTAGAAATCATGAACACCGATGCGGAAGGGCGTTTGGTTCTGGCGGATGGCCTTATCTACGCTAGTGAGCAAAAACCACAACTGATCATCGACTGCGCAACCTTAACCGGTGCGGCGAAAAACGCACTGGGTAATGATTACCACGCACTGCTTTCTTATGATGAGTCGCTGAGTCAACAAGCATTAGCTGCGGCAAAAGAAGAGAATGAAGCGTTGTGGGCACTGCCTCTGGCTGAATTCCATCGTGAGATGCTGCCTTCTAACTTTGCGGATCTGTCTAACATCAGCAATGGCGATTATACGCCAGGTGCCAGTACTGCAGCGGCGTTCCTCTCTTACTTTGTCGAAGGGTACCAACAAGGTTGGCTGCACTTTGACTGTTCAGCCACGTATCGCAAGTCAGCCAGCGATAAATGGGCCGCTGGAGCGACGGGCATGGGCGTGAAAATGCTCGCACGAATTATGATGCAGCAAGCATAA
- the bamB gene encoding outer membrane protein assembly factor BamB, with translation MKKLFNQVLVAAGVLALLAGCASEEENVIMAPLPIVKSEFTPKTLWSTSVGNGVGHYFSKLAPDYAYDKVYVASRDGVVKALDPQNGKVIWTTELEVNGSARLSGGITAAFGKLFIGSENGVVNALDAETGEPLWASVVEGEILAAPAADNNIVIVNTSRGALIALNQEDGAQKWTISTEVPNLTLRGDSRPTAVSGGVFWGTPSGRLAAAIAERGQLIWQQPVGQPKGATEIDRLVDVDASPLVIGGTLFTVGFNGQLIAIDLRSGQPVWKRNYSSATDLATDGSRLYLVTDKDHLVAVDTRSGTEIWNNTQLEHRLLTAPKMVGDYVVVGDAEGYLHWIDRNSGEFVAQQLANDSGFAVGPLVLSDGYVIVTRDGQIKKLTIQQ, from the coding sequence ATGAAGAAGCTGTTCAATCAAGTGTTGGTTGCTGCGGGGGTCTTAGCACTGCTCGCAGGTTGTGCCAGTGAAGAAGAAAACGTGATTATGGCACCGCTCCCTATTGTGAAAAGCGAATTTACGCCTAAAACATTATGGAGTACTTCGGTTGGTAACGGTGTTGGTCATTACTTCTCAAAACTCGCTCCTGATTATGCTTATGACAAAGTGTATGTGGCGAGTCGTGACGGTGTTGTGAAAGCACTTGATCCTCAAAATGGTAAAGTGATTTGGACCACTGAGCTTGAAGTCAATGGATCCGCCCGCTTATCTGGTGGTATCACTGCTGCTTTTGGTAAGTTGTTTATTGGTAGCGAAAATGGTGTCGTCAATGCATTGGATGCCGAAACGGGGGAACCTTTGTGGGCCTCTGTGGTAGAAGGTGAAATTCTGGCGGCTCCCGCTGCTGACAACAACATTGTTATCGTGAACACCAGCCGTGGTGCGCTGATTGCGCTCAATCAAGAAGATGGCGCACAAAAATGGACAATCAGCACCGAAGTTCCTAACTTAACTCTGCGTGGTGACAGCCGTCCGACCGCTGTTTCTGGTGGCGTATTCTGGGGAACCCCGAGTGGTCGTCTGGCTGCTGCGATTGCCGAACGTGGTCAATTGATTTGGCAACAGCCAGTGGGTCAGCCAAAGGGAGCGACAGAAATCGATCGCTTAGTGGATGTGGATGCATCTCCTTTGGTCATAGGTGGTACGCTATTTACCGTTGGATTTAACGGTCAACTCATCGCCATTGATTTACGTTCTGGCCAGCCAGTTTGGAAGCGTAATTACTCTTCTGCAACTGATCTTGCAACGGATGGAAGCCGTCTCTACTTGGTGACGGACAAAGACCATTTGGTGGCGGTAGATACACGCAGCGGAACAGAAATTTGGAACAATACACAGTTAGAACATCGCTTACTGACCGCACCGAAAATGGTTGGTGACTATGTGGTAGTCGGAGATGCCGAAGGCTACTTGCACTGGATTGACCGTAATAGCGGTGAGTTTGTTGCTCAGCAACTGGCTAATGACAGCGGTTTTGCTGTCGGGCCATTAGTGTTGAGTGATGGCTACGTTATCGTGACTCGTGATGGTCAAATAAAGAAGCTGACGATTCAACAATAA
- the hisS gene encoding histidine--tRNA ligase, which produces MAKTIQAIRGMNDCLPTQSPLWQKVEGVVKSVISAYGYSEVRMPIVEMTHLFSRAIGEVTDVVEKEMYTFEDRNGDSLTLRPEGTAGCVRSGIENGLLYNQEQRLWYMGPMFRHERPQKGRYRQFHQCGVEVFGLDGPDVDAELIMMTARLWRELGITEHVRLELNSIGSLEARANYRSALIEYLEQYQNVLDEDCKRRMYTNPLRVLDSKNPDVQAILGDAPQLSDYLDAESKQHFAGLCELLDAAGIEYTVNQRLVRGLDYYNRTVFEWITESLGSQGTVCGGGRYDGLVEQLGGKPTPAVGFAMGLERLVLMMETLGNTEVRRSVDVYMVTAGEGTMMAGMKLAEQLREQVPGLRVMTHFGGGNFKKQFKRADKVGAAIALVLGEDEVATQTVVVKDLAGGEQSTVAQAEVAQLLAHLA; this is translated from the coding sequence GTGGCAAAAACTATTCAAGCAATCCGAGGCATGAACGATTGCCTCCCAACCCAGTCTCCACTTTGGCAAAAAGTGGAAGGCGTGGTGAAAAGTGTAATCAGCGCTTACGGTTACAGTGAAGTTCGTATGCCTATCGTTGAGATGACTCATCTGTTTAGCCGCGCGATTGGTGAAGTCACCGATGTGGTAGAAAAAGAGATGTACACCTTTGAAGATCGCAATGGTGACAGCTTAACGCTGCGTCCAGAAGGCACCGCGGGCTGTGTGCGTTCCGGTATCGAGAATGGCTTGCTGTATAACCAAGAGCAGCGCCTATGGTACATGGGACCGATGTTCCGCCATGAGCGTCCACAGAAAGGCCGCTATCGCCAATTCCATCAGTGTGGTGTGGAAGTGTTTGGCTTAGATGGTCCAGATGTGGATGCAGAGCTGATCATGATGACTGCACGTCTGTGGCGTGAATTGGGTATCACTGAACATGTTCGTTTAGAGTTGAACTCAATTGGTTCACTAGAAGCGCGTGCCAATTACCGTAGTGCTTTAATTGAATATCTTGAACAGTACCAAAATGTGCTGGATGAAGATTGTAAACGCCGTATGTACACCAACCCGCTGCGTGTATTGGATTCAAAAAATCCTGATGTACAGGCGATTTTGGGTGATGCCCCACAGCTGTCTGACTATTTGGATGCGGAATCAAAACAACATTTTGCAGGTTTGTGTGAACTTCTGGATGCCGCAGGCATCGAATACACGGTTAATCAGCGTTTGGTACGCGGCCTTGATTACTACAACCGCACGGTTTTTGAGTGGATCACCGAAAGTCTAGGTTCTCAAGGTACCGTTTGTGGCGGTGGCCGTTATGATGGTCTGGTTGAGCAACTGGGCGGTAAACCGACTCCTGCTGTCGGGTTTGCTATGGGTCTAGAGCGTTTAGTGCTGATGATGGAAACCTTGGGTAATACCGAAGTTCGTCGTAGCGTCGATGTGTACATGGTGACTGCAGGTGAAGGCACTATGATGGCGGGAATGAAACTCGCTGAGCAACTGCGTGAGCAAGTACCGGGTCTGCGCGTGATGACTCACTTCGGTGGGGGAAATTTTAAAAAGCAATTTAAACGCGCAGATAAAGTAGGGGCAGCCATTGCATTGGTATTGGGTGAAGACGAAGTCGCCACTCAAACCGTGGTAGTTAAAGATTTAGCGGGCGGTGAACAGAGCACTGTTGCTCAAGCTGAAGTAGCTCAATTATTGGCTCATTTAGCGTAA
- a CDS encoding YfgM family protein encodes MELYDTEEQQVEAIKDWWKENGKAVIFGAVIGLGGLFGWRYYQDTVVAAQEAASHNYSQAMDALVAKGAEAESSIQTFIDANKETEYAVLAAMQLAKAQVDAGQLDEALAQLEWAKGATQDPALKPLLTFRVARLQAEQSQFDDALTQLSNIQEKSWAGRVAELRGDILMRKGDSAGAYAAYTEAQQADDASQTLQMKLDDLAK; translated from the coding sequence GTGGAACTCTACGATACTGAAGAACAACAAGTTGAAGCGATCAAAGATTGGTGGAAAGAGAATGGCAAAGCCGTGATCTTTGGTGCGGTGATCGGCCTAGGTGGCCTATTTGGCTGGCGTTATTACCAAGATACTGTGGTTGCCGCTCAAGAAGCCGCTTCACACAATTACAGTCAAGCGATGGATGCACTGGTTGCCAAAGGTGCTGAAGCGGAAAGTTCTATCCAAACCTTTATTGATGCGAATAAAGAAACTGAATACGCGGTGCTTGCTGCAATGCAGTTAGCCAAAGCACAGGTCGATGCGGGTCAGTTAGATGAGGCTCTGGCTCAGTTGGAATGGGCAAAAGGTGCGACGCAAGATCCAGCCTTGAAACCATTACTGACATTCCGAGTTGCTCGCCTTCAAGCTGAGCAAAGTCAATTTGATGATGCGCTAACTCAACTAAGCAATATCCAAGAAAAATCTTGGGCTGGTCGAGTTGCAGAGTTGCGTGGCGACATTCTGATGCGTAAAGGCGATAGTGCTGGTGCTTATGCGGCTTATACCGAAGCACAGCAAGCCGATGATGCAAGCCAAACTTTGCAAATGAAACTGGACGATCTGGCCAAGTAA
- the fdx gene encoding ISC system 2Fe-2S type ferredoxin: protein MPKIIVLPHETLCPEGAVLEAQTGETILDVALKNGIAIEHACEKSCACTTCHCIVREGFDSLEESDELEDDMLDKAWGLEPESRLSCQARVADEDLVVEIPKYTLNHASEDH, encoded by the coding sequence ATGCCTAAGATTATTGTTTTGCCTCATGAAACCCTTTGCCCAGAAGGCGCAGTGTTAGAAGCGCAAACTGGGGAAACGATTCTTGATGTGGCACTCAAAAACGGTATCGCCATTGAGCATGCGTGTGAGAAATCGTGCGCTTGTACCACTTGCCACTGTATCGTTCGTGAAGGGTTTGATTCACTGGAAGAGAGTGATGAACTGGAAGACGATATGCTGGATAAAGCATGGGGTCTGGAGCCAGAATCTCGTCTCAGCTGTCAGGCTCGAGTGGCGGATGAAGACCTAGTGGTAGAGATCCCGAAATACACCCTGAACCACGCGTCAGAAGATCATTAA